One window from the genome of Flavobacterium agricola encodes:
- a CDS encoding NADPH-dependent FMN reductase family protein, with protein sequence MKNVLVIYYTQSGQLLTAAQHVVANLQKDANVAITYYNIEMEKPFPFPWPASQFFDAFPETFKQIPATIKAPPSTLFNQKFDLVILAYQVWYLSPSIPINSFLKSEYAKTLLQNMPVITLSGSRNMWVKAQEKVKVLLQQNQANLVGNIAMVDRNINLVSVITIVDWMFTGIKRKVWGFLPLPGISEQEMQASTKFGTIILKHLNQNNYESLQTELVANGAVEVRHFLVSMDQKANKMFKAWSNLVLKFPKKRKFLLKLFYYYLFIAIWFLSPIVHLIHTITLPLQYWKIKKQKKYYQGIQLK encoded by the coding sequence ATGAAAAACGTACTCGTTATTTACTATACGCAATCTGGGCAATTGTTAACTGCGGCGCAACACGTGGTAGCCAATTTGCAAAAAGATGCCAACGTTGCGATTACGTATTATAACATAGAAATGGAAAAACCTTTTCCGTTTCCTTGGCCTGCATCTCAATTTTTTGATGCCTTTCCAGAAACGTTTAAACAAATACCGGCAACAATAAAAGCACCACCTAGCACGTTGTTTAATCAAAAGTTTGATTTAGTTATTCTTGCCTATCAAGTTTGGTATTTGTCGCCCTCAATTCCAATTAACTCCTTTTTAAAAAGCGAATACGCAAAAACGTTATTGCAAAATATGCCCGTAATTACATTAAGCGGTAGCCGCAACATGTGGGTAAAAGCTCAAGAAAAAGTAAAAGTACTTTTACAGCAAAACCAAGCAAACCTTGTAGGTAATATTGCTATGGTTGATCGTAATATTAATTTAGTTAGCGTAATTACTATTGTAGATTGGATGTTTACAGGCATAAAACGTAAAGTTTGGGGCTTTTTACCTTTGCCAGGTATTTCAGAACAAGAAATGCAAGCAAGTACAAAGTTCGGAACAATAATTTTAAAACACCTAAACCAAAATAATTACGAATCCTTACAAACCGAGTTGGTTGCAAACGGTGCGGTTGAGGTGCGTCACTTTTTGGTATCTATGGACCAAAAAGCAAATAAAATGTTTAAAGCTTGGTCAAACCTCGTTTTAAAATTTCCAAAAAAGCGTAAATTCTTGTTAAAGTTATTTTACTATTACTTGTTTATCGCCATTTGGTTTTTATCGCCTATTGTACATTTAATACATACAATTACATTACCTTTACAATACTGGAAAATTAAAAAACAGAAAAAATACTATCAAGGAATTCAACTAAAATAA
- a CDS encoding calcineurin-like phosphoesterase C-terminal domain-containing protein translates to MNIKTLLLATMLGSVSMTFAQHKVSGTVYADLNKNGKKDGKEKGIANVQISNGTEVVSTDKNGNYSIFVPEDATLFVIKPSGYQIPLDQYNLPKFYYTNKPNGSPKLKYGGVKPTGKLPKKINFGLYPAEESEQFTSFVFGDPQTYTQEEVQFFIDGIIKDVDANQAIFGISLGDLVGDDLVLHPEYKKAIQQINLPWYNVIGNHDMDYDATIDEHSDETYEANFGPANYSFNYGKVHFIVLDDILYPDPRDGKGYWAGFREDQFQFIENDLKFVPKDNLVVLAFHIPLMDNDSEWFRVEDRNRLFELLKDFPNTVSLSAHTHIQQQLFYDKEQGWKQDKPHHEYNVGTTSGDWYSGLTNKQGVPASTMRDGTPKGYALMHFDGNQYKVDYKVAGENPEYQINIFTPKTAEFSNPRNRHFIYANFFMGKKGDDVQYRIDNGEWKNMTFVEEPDPAYLSQYYQWDLATNGIKERRPSQAMLSSHLWRTNIPKNLSAGKHTVEVKATDMYGKTTISKAQFQVAK, encoded by the coding sequence ATGAACATTAAAACATTACTACTCGCAACAATGTTAGGTTCTGTTTCTATGACTTTTGCTCAGCATAAAGTTTCAGGAACGGTGTATGCAGATCTTAACAAAAACGGAAAAAAAGATGGCAAAGAAAAAGGCATTGCCAACGTACAAATTAGTAACGGAACCGAAGTGGTTAGTACCGACAAAAACGGAAACTATTCTATTTTTGTGCCAGAAGATGCAACCTTATTTGTAATTAAACCTTCAGGGTACCAAATACCTTTAGATCAGTACAATTTACCTAAATTTTATTATACCAATAAACCAAACGGTTCGCCAAAGCTAAAATACGGTGGTGTAAAACCAACAGGTAAATTACCTAAAAAAATCAATTTTGGTTTATATCCAGCAGAAGAATCAGAACAATTTACATCATTCGTTTTCGGTGATCCACAAACCTACACGCAAGAAGAAGTTCAGTTTTTTATTGACGGAATAATAAAAGATGTTGATGCCAATCAAGCCATTTTCGGAATCAGCTTAGGCGATTTAGTTGGTGATGATTTAGTTTTACACCCAGAATATAAAAAAGCCATTCAACAAATAAACTTACCGTGGTACAACGTAATCGGAAACCACGATATGGATTATGATGCTACAATTGATGAGCATTCTGACGAAACGTACGAAGCAAACTTTGGTCCAGCAAACTACTCATTCAATTACGGTAAAGTGCACTTTATTGTATTAGACGATATTTTGTACCCAGATCCAAGAGATGGAAAAGGTTATTGGGCAGGTTTCCGTGAAGATCAATTTCAGTTTATAGAAAACGATTTAAAATTTGTACCGAAAGATAATTTAGTAGTTTTAGCTTTCCACATTCCGTTAATGGATAACGATAGCGAATGGTTTAGAGTGGAAGACAGAAACCGCTTATTCGAGCTTTTAAAAGATTTTCCAAACACCGTTTCATTATCTGCGCACACGCACATTCAACAACAATTGTTTTACGATAAAGAACAAGGTTGGAAACAAGATAAACCCCATCACGAATATAACGTAGGTACAACATCAGGCGATTGGTATTCGGGCTTAACAAACAAACAAGGCGTTCCAGCATCTACCATGCGCGACGGAACTCCAAAAGGTTACGCATTAATGCATTTTGATGGCAACCAATATAAAGTAGATTATAAAGTTGCTGGTGAAAACCCAGAATATCAAATCAATATTTTTACACCAAAAACGGCAGAATTTTCTAACCCTAGAAATCGTCATTTTATTTACGCTAACTTTTTTATGGGTAAAAAAGGAGATGATGTACAATACCGCATTGATAACGGCGAATGGAAAAACATGACGTTTGTTGAAGAGCCAGATCCGGCTTATTTAAGCCAATATTACCAATGGGATTTAGCTACAAACGGAATTAAAGAAAGACGCCCGTCTCAGGCTATGTTATCTTCTCACTTATGGAGAACAAACATTCCTAAAAACTTAAGCGCAGGTAAGCATACCGTTGAGGTAAAAGCTACTGATATGTATGGTAAAACAACAATCAGCAAAGCTCAATTTCAAGTGGCAAAATAA